Proteins encoded together in one Xenopus laevis strain J_2021 chromosome 6L, Xenopus_laevis_v10.1, whole genome shotgun sequence window:
- the scx.L gene encoding scleraxis bHLH transcription factor L homeolog (The RefSeq protein has 3 substitutions compared to this genomic sequence) produces MSFAMLSHAPPGRFLYPEISPMSDEEEEESANDSSECEDKSFLHSAERLAKRAEKRCHRLHREPRQRHSANARERDRTNSVNGAFTALRTLIPTEPQDRKLSKIETLRLASSYISHLGNVLLLGDTCGDGQPCHNQYYPHSSAASPKHPDSQQPKLICTFCLSNQRKMGKDKERKTAIRT; encoded by the coding sequence ATGTCCTTTGCCATGCTGCGCCATGCCCCCCCGGGGCGCTTCCTATACCCAGAGATCTCTCGGatgtctgatgaggaggaggaggagagtgcCAACGACAGCTCGGAGTGTGAAGACAAGTCTTTCCTTCACTCGGCCGAAAGACTGGCCAAAAGGGCAGAGAAGAGGTGCCACCGACTCCATCGGGAGCCCCGCCAGCGCCACTCGGCCAACGCCCGCGAGAGAGACCGAACCAACAGCGTGAATGGCGCCTTCACTGCACTGCGCACCCTCATCCCCACCGAACCCCAAGACCGAAAACTCTCCAAGATCGAGACCCTGCGTCTGGCCTCCAGTTACATCTCCCACCTGGGCAACGTCCTGCTCCTCGGGGACACGTGCGGGGACGGCCAACCCTGCCACAACCAATATTACCCACACTCCTCTGCTGCCAGCCCCAAGCACCCCGACAGCCAGCAACCCAAACTCATCTGCACCTTCTGCCTCAGCACCCAGAGGAAAATG
- the bop1.L gene encoding ribosome biogenesis protein bop1-B isoform X1: MCDSTFTLGLVTNWLMDIRNTVGNIPMEWYKDLPHIGYDLDGRKIFKPLRSKDQLEEFLDKMENPDYWRTVHDKKTGQDIKLTDEQVDLVERLQKGQFGDLNYDPYQPAIDFFTHETMIHPVTNRPADKRSFIPSLIEKEKVSKLVHAIKMGWIQPRKPRDDTPTYYDLWAKEDPNAILGRHKMHVPAPKLPLPGHEQSYNPPPEYLMSEEERLAWEQQDPEDRKLPFLPQRFNCLRAVPGYARFIHERFERCLDLYLCPRQRKMRVNVDPEDLIPKLPKPRDLQPFPTIQSMIYKGHKDLVRCISVSPSGQWLVSGSDDCSVRFWEVSTGRCMKSVVLEGAVKSISWNPNPVLVLVAACVDRSVVLINPGLGDRLLCSATDQHISGYQPPEEEVQQPVTWEEAEGAEYSSGLRLWIKHQKEVKQVTFHARGDYFAVVLPDNGNSQVLIHQLSRRRSQNPFRKNKGQVQKVLFHPTRPFFFVATQRYVRVYNLLKQELTKKLLTNCKWVSSIAVHPAGDNLICGSYDSKLAWFDMDLSTKPYKVLRHHKKALRAVSFHKSYPLFASGSDDGSVIVCHGMVYNDLLQNPLIVPVKVLRGHAIHRDLGVLDVMFHPTQPWVFSSGADATIRLFT; the protein is encoded by the exons ATGTGTGATTCCACCTTCACTTTGGGGCTGGTCACCAACTGGTTAATG GACATCAGGAATACAGTGGGCAACATTCCCATGGAGTGGTACAAGGATTTGCCACACATTGGATATGATCTGGATGGGCGCAAGATCTTCAAGCCCTTGAGGAGTAAAGATCAGCTGGAGGAATtcttggacaagatggagaaccCAGACTACTG GCGGACGGTTCATGATAAGAAGACGGGGCAGGACATCAAACTGACCGATGAACAGGTGGATTTGGTGGAGCGGCTGCAGAAGGGGCAGTTTGGAGATCTAAACTATGATCCTTACCAG CCGGCTATTGATTTCTTCACTCATGAGACAATGATTCATCCGGTGACCAACCGACCAGCAGATAAACGGAGCTTCATCCCCTCCCTGATTGAAAAGGAAAAG GTCTCTAAGTTGGTCCATGCTATAAAGATGGgctggatccagccaaggaaacCCCGTGACGATACCCCCACTTATTATGACCTTTGGGCAAAGGAAGATCCCAACGCCATCCTGGGCAGACACAAAATGCATGTTCCTGCACCTAAACTGCCCCTTCCAGGACATGAGCAGTCCTACAACCCCCCTCCAGAGTATCTAATGAGTGAGGAAGAG CGTTTGGCCTGGGAGCAGCAAGATCCAGAGGATCGAAAACTGCCGTTTCTTCCCCAGAGATTTAACTGCCTGCGGGCTGTGCCTGGATACGCCCGATTCATCCACGAGAGGTTTGAGCGATGCCTGGACCTGTACCTGTGCCCGCGCCAGAGGAAGATGAGG GTCAATGTGGATCCTGAGGACCTGATACCCAAATTACCCAAGCCTAGAGATTTGCAACCCTTCCCCACAATACAGTCCATG ATTTACAAGGGACACAAGGATCTTGTTCGCTGTATCAGTGTTTCACCCTCGGGGCAGTGGTTGGTCTCTG GCTCTGACGACTGCTCCGTGCGGTTCTGGGAGGTCAGCACCGGGCGCTGTATGAAGTCTGTAGTCCTGGAAGGCGCAGTTAAAAGTATCAGCTGGAACCCAAATCCAGTGCTGGTTCTGGTGGCGGCATGTGT GGACCGCTCCGTGGTGCTGATTAACCCGGGCCTGGGGGACAGGTTACTGTGCAGCGCTACGGACCAGCACATAAGTGGCTACCAGCCCCCCGAGGAGGAGGTCCAGCAGCCCGTCACATGGGAGGAAGCGGAGGGAGCCGAATATTCCAGTGGTCTGAGGCTCTGGATCAAACACCAGAAG GAGGTTAAGCAGGTGACGTTTCACGCCCGGGGAGATTACTTTGCTGTCGTCCTCCCTGATAACGGCAACTCCCAAGTCCTCATTCACCAGCTGAGCAGGCGCAGGAGCCAGAACCCCTTCCGAAAAAACAAGGGTCAAGTGCAAAAGGTTTTGTTCCACCCCACACGCCCCTTCTTTTTTGTGGCCACCCAGCGATACGTCCGAGTCTATAACCTCCTGAAGCAAGAACTGACCAAGAAGCTACTGACCAACTGCAAATGGGTGTCCAGCATTGCCGTGCATCCAGCAG GGGACAACCTGATCTGTGGAAGTTACGACTCTAAACTCGCCTGGTTTGATATGGACTTGTCTACAAAACCCTACAAAGTGCTCAG GCATCACAAGAAAGCTCTTCGGGCCGTGTCGTTCCACAAGTCGTACCCGCTCTTTGCCTCGGGGTCAGATGATGGCAGTGTAATTGTGTGTCACGGGATGGTGTACAA TGATCTCCTGCAGAACCCACTAATTGTTCCGGTGAAAGTTCTTCGGGGCCACGCGATTCATCGTGATCTTGGGGTTCTTGACGTGATGTTTCACCCCACTCAGCCCTGGGTCTTCTCCTCCGGTGCCGACGCCACAATCCGATTATTCACATAA